In a genomic window of Erigeron canadensis isolate Cc75 chromosome 5, C_canadensis_v1, whole genome shotgun sequence:
- the LOC122599892 gene encoding beta-carotene isomerase D27, chloroplastic — MVVLSYQVVQFPTTNIHKLCISPLKPHNYHHGIRCGIAEPSGQPAPMGQKTKYNDGVFEKVFMSLFARKMEKFSGKPNKESEGKKKGLFDYDYDSFVDVSRRVMQGRNRIQQQEVVREVLLSMLPPGAPDQFRKLFPPTKWAAEFNAALTVPFFHWLVGPSEVKEVEINGVKQRSGVLIKKCRYLENSGCVGMCVNMCKIPTQDFFTNEFGLPLTMIPNFEDMSCEMVYGQTPPPFEEDPVAKQPCFAEICSVANPNSSICPKLQA; from the exons ATGGTGGTTCTAAGCTACCAAGTTGTCCAATTTCCAACAACTAATATCCACAAATTGTGCATTTCACCTCTAAAACCCCATAATTACCACCATGGTATCCGTTGTGGAATCGCAGAACCATCAGGGCAACCGGCGCCAATGGGACAGAAGACTAAATACAATGATGGGGTATTTGAGAAGGTGTTTATGAGCTTATTTGCTCGAAAAATGGAGAAATTTTCAGGGAAACCGAATAAAGAAAGTGAGGGTAAAAAGAAAGGATTATTCGACTACGATTATGATAGTTTTGTGGATGTATCGAGGCGAGTAATGCAAGGGAGGAACCGCATACAGCAACAAGAAGTTGTAAGGGAGGTGCTTCTTTCTATGCTTCCTCCAGGTGCACCTGATCAG TTCAGGAAATTGTTTCCACCTACAAAATGGGCTGCAGAGTTCAATGCTGCCTTAACAGTCCCTTTCTTCCATTGGTTAGTTGGTCCTTCTGAG GTTAAAGAAGTAGAAATAAATGGTGTAAAGCAAAGGAGTGGAGTTCTTATCAAGAAATGcag GTACTTGGAGAACAGTGGGTGCGTAGGAATGTGTGTGAATATGTGTAAAATTCCTACTCAAGACTTCTTCACAAATGAATTCGGGCTTCCTTTGACCATGATTCCAA atTTTGAAGATATGAGTTGTGAAATGGTGTACGGCCAAACTCCACCACCATTTGAAGAGGACCCGGTAGCCAAACAACCGTGTTTTGCTGAGATTT GTTCTGTAGCAAACCCCAACTCTAGCATCTGCCCAAAACTACAAGCCTGA
- the LOC122599902 gene encoding probable lysophospholipase BODYGUARD 1 — protein MLTLYLSPFLIPLLFLQQSYIYKLITISFVMACKMGVMGKQATLVLRFTGKLVNDVLSFVVFSILDVLDVVLCYVYKVADFFIENEWKPCYCSSPKDTIINSGNILVSEKGETEKIVCLTSNNKLQLEEISDTLYSRTSVVVEASKTTVIKRRKIVPNSVTVPPSFFMAEMLQEKIGGHHKPHPVPRWSDCDCDTCNSWSNSCEDTLFVHTEGGKDNNVCDNVLFIHGFISSSAFWTETLFPNFSRSIKSKYRLFAIDLLGFGKSPKPHESLYTMKDHLDMIEKSVLEPNKVESFHIVAHSLGCILALALAVKYPRSVKSLTLLAPPYFPTPKGEEATQYMMRQVAPRQVWPLIAFGASMACWYEHVSRTICLLICKHHRTWELLTKLITRNRIRTYLIDGFCCHTHNAAWHTLHNVICGTAAKMEGYLDTVQNHLNCSVNVFHGRDDELIPVECSSNVKTRVPRANVKVVEKKDHITIVVGRQEAFARELEQIWKTAKAN, from the exons atgcTCACTTTGTATCTCTCGCCCTTTTTAATCCCTTTACTGTTTTTACAACAATCTTATATCTATAAGTTGATAACAATTTCATTTGTAATGGCTTGTAAAATGGGTGTCATGGGAAAACAAGCGACATTAGTTCTTAGATTTACCGGGAAGTTAGTTAATGATGTGTTAAGTTTTGTCGTTTTTTCGATACTCGATGTTCTTGATGTGGTTTTATGTTATGTTTATAAAGTTGCTGATTTCTTTATAGAAAATGAATGGAAACCATGTTATTGTTCGTCGCCTAAAGACACGATAATTAACAGTGGTAACATTTTGGTTTCGGAAAAAGGTGAGACCGAAAAGATTGTTTGTCTTACGTCTAATAATAAGTTACAACTTGAAGAAATTTCTGATACTCTTTATTCTCGGACGTCCGTGGTTGTTGAGGCGTCGAAAACCACTGTTATTAAACGTCGAAAAATTGTTCCTAATTCTGTCACGGTTCCACCTTCCTTTTTTATGGCGGAAATGCTTCAAGAAAAAATCGGTGGTCATCATAAACCGCACCCTGTTCCAAGGTGGTCTGATTGTGATTGTGACACGTGTAACTCTTGGTCCAATTCTTGTGAAGATACTCTTTTTGTTCATACCGAAGGAGGAAAAG ATAATAATGTATGTGACAATGTGTTGTTTATTCATGGATTTATATCATCATCGGCATTTTGGACCGAGACATTGTTCCCAAACTTTTCAAGATCAATCAAGTCGAAATACAGATTATTCGCGATAGATCTTTTGGGGTTTGGGAAAAGCCCAAAGCCACATGAATCGCTTTACACAATGAAGGATCATTTAGACATGATAGAAAAGTCGGTTCTTGAACCAAACAAGGTCGAATCGTTTCACATCGTGGCTCATTCTCTCGGTTGCATTCTTGCACTTGCCCTCGCTGTTAAGTACCCAAGATCCGTCAAGTCCCTAACCTTACTCGCTCCG CCATATTTCCCGACACCGAAAGGGGAGGAGGCGACGCAATATATGATGAGACAGGTGGCGCCACGGCAAGTATGGCCATTGATTGCGTTCGGGGCGTCAATGGCATGTTGGTACGAGCATGTTAGCCGGACCATTTGCCTGTTGATTTGCAAGCACCATAGAACGTGGGAATTACTGACCAAACTCATAACCAGAAACAG GATTAGGACATATTTGATCGATGGATTTTGTTGCCACACTCATAATGCTGCGTGGCATACCCTTCATAATGTCATTTGTGGGACTGCCGCGAAAATGGAAGGGTACTTGGACACGGTTCAAAACCATCTGAATTGTAGTGTAAATGTGTTTCATGGTCGGGATGATGAGCTCATCCCGGTGGAATGTAGTAGCAACGTCAAGACCAGGGTCCCTCGAGCAAATGTTAAAGTCGTTGAAAAGAAAGATCATATCACTATTGTCGTCGGGCGTCAAGAAGCCTTTGCTAGAGAACTAGAGCAAATCTGGAAGACCGCAAAAGCCAATTGA
- the LOC122601758 gene encoding uncharacterized protein LOC122601758, which yields MNLATASLSVTEDPECANYQKKGVFWSRITEALATLEEKPIDYRDPEVVSAKWRKIRPIIQNFNQIYTRIGHVSGENDLDRVRKANEEYEGTYRKAFSYSSIWGKIRYNSKFYLVDKSAVRTNLGEPTAKRSKTSSSTDPVASQGSDARVNFDLNSFEELGDNDNEPGLQERPIGRDASKKASRGEAGSSSGGKGKGKGKYMETFEGIAKKLDKLFDMSSKKIELKEKKVKIMEEDRDWKLLGTDYSHLEEPDRSIMERKKQALREKYLS from the exons ATGAATCTAGCTACGGCTTCGCTATCGGTGACCGAAGACCCGGAATgtg caaattatcaaaaaaaggGGGTATTTTGGTCACGAATAACCGAAGCTTTGGCGACATTAGAAGAAAAGCCGATAGATTACCGTGACCCCGAAGTTGTGAGTGCAAAATGGAGGAAGATACGTCCAATTATTCAAAACTTCAACCAAATCTATACTCGAATCGGTCATGTAAGTGGGGAAAACGATTTAGATCGTGTTAGAAAGGCCAACGAAGAATATGAAGGAACTTATCGCAAGGCTTTTTCGTATTCATCAATTTGGGGCAAAATTCG gtaCAATTCGAAGTTTTATCTCGTGGACAAAAGCGCTGTGAGGACCAATCTCGGTGAACCCACGGCCAAAAGGTCGAAGACTTCATCATCCACCGACCCAGTGGCTAGTCAAGGGTCGGATGCTAGggtcaactttgaccttaactCGTTTGAAGAGTTGGGTGATAATGATAATGAGCCGGGGCTTCAAGAACGGCCCATTGGTAGGGACGCATCAAAGAAAGCGTCGAGAGGGGAAGCCGGGTCGAGCTCGGGAGGCAAGGGGAAAGGAAAGGGTAAGTATATGGAGACGTTTGAAGGAATTGCGAAAAAGTTGGATAAGTTGTTTGATATGAGCTCGAAGAAAATTGAGTTGAAGGAAAAGAAAGTTAAGATCATGGAAGAAGACCGCGATTGGAAGTTGTTGGGTACCGACTATTCCCACCTTGAAGAGCCGGACCGAAGCATCATGGAACGCAAAAAACAAGCGCTTCGTGAAAAATATTTGTCTtga
- the LOC122599702 gene encoding protein CANDIDATE G-PROTEIN COUPLED RECEPTOR 7, which yields MSPPAILIILLLTSLTTTTTAEIRFTEIRSDPRPIIPFDEFGFTHNGRLELNITHLSFSQQTSPDPTKLGFFFCTRDSWLLVLQQIEDNQISCALQSNIIKHVSDIPTDSGTTNFNKYYVLSDPDQYTLVFANCIPGLQVTMNVRSSMYNLDGNSNTRDYLSAGITVLPRIYFTFSFIYFTLAFVWIWILYKKRLTVYRIHIFMMVVVILKAVNLVCEGEDKSYIKRTGSAHGWDVLFYIFSFLKGITLFTLIVLIGTGWSFLKPYLQDKEKKVLMIVIPLQVVANIAQVVIDESGPYGQDWVTWKQVFLLVDVVCCCAVLFPIVWSIKNLREAARTDGKAAVNLMKLTLFRQYYVVVICYIYFTRVVVYALETITSYKYLWTSIVAAELATLAFYVFTGYNFKPEAHNPYFAVDDDDEEAASEQLKLEDEFEL from the coding sequence ATGTCTCCTCCTGCCATCCTCATCATCCTCCTCTTAACAAGcctcacaacaacaacaaccgcCGAGATCCGGTTCACCGAGATCCGATCCGACCCACGTCCCATCATCCCATTCGACGAATTCGGGTTCACTCACAACGGCCGTTTGGAGCTCAACATCACCCACCTCTCTTTCTCCCAACAAACCTCACCCGACCCGACCAAACTCGGATTCTTTTTCTGTACCCGCGACTCATGGCTTCTAGTCCTCCAACAAATCGAAGACAACCAAATCTCATGTGCCCTCCAATCCAACATCATCAAACATGTTTCCGACATCCCAACTGATTCTGGTACAACTAACTTTAACAAATATTATGTCCTGTCTGACCCCGATCAATACACATTAGTATTTGCCAACTGTATTCCCGGATTACAAGTTACTATGAATGTTAGATCATCAATGTATAACTTAGATGGTAATTCCAATACTCGAGATTATTTATCTGCTGGAATTACTGTTTTACCCCGGATTTATTTTACCTTTTCGTTTATTTACTTTACTTTAGCCTTTGTTTGGATATGGATATTATATAAGAAGCGTTTGACAGTATAtagaatacatatatttatgatGGTTGTTGTTATACTGAAAGCGGTTAATTTAGTTTGTGAAGGGGaagataaaagttatataaaacgAACGGGTAGTGCCCACGGTTGGGATGttctgttttatatatttagtttctTGAAAGGGATTACGTTGTTTACGTTGATTGTGTTGATTGGGACGGGATGGTCGTTTTTGAAACCGTATTTACAAGATAAGGAAAAGAAGGTTTTGATGATTGTGATTCCGTTGCAAGTGGTTGCGAATATTGCACAGGTGGTTATTGATGAGTCTGGCCCGTATGGGCAAGATTGGGTGACGTGGAAACAGGTTTTTTTGTTGGTGGATGTTGTTTGTTGCTGCGCTGTTTTGTTTCCGATTGTTTGGTCTATTAAGAATTTGAGAGAGGCGGCTAGGACGGATGGGAAAGCTGCGGTGAATTTGATGAAGTTGACGTTGTTTAGACAGTATTATGTTGTGGttatttgttatatttacttTACTAGAGTTGTGGTTTATGCGTTGGAGACAATCACTTCTTATAAGTATTTGTGGACTAGTATTGTGGCTGCTGAATTGGCGACGCTTGCGTTTTATGTGTTTACTGGGTATAATTTTAAGCCTGAGGCGCATAACCCGTATTTtgctgttgatgatgatgacgaggAAGCTGCTTCCGAGCAGCTGAAACTTGAGGATGAATTTGAACTGTGA